A DNA window from Nymphalis io chromosome 28, ilAglIoxx1.1, whole genome shotgun sequence contains the following coding sequences:
- the LOC126778984 gene encoding ITG-like peptide, which produces MAAIAFLLIACLSSAHAWGGLFNRFSSDMLANLGYGRSPYRHYPYGQVEPEEIYAEALEGNRIEDAEDTHCYSAPCITNGDCCRGLMCLETDDGGRCLPAFAGRKLGEMCNRENQCDAGLVCEEVVPGEMHVCRPPSAGHKQYNEDCSSSSECDIARGLCCIMQRRHRQKPRKSCGYFKEPLVCIGPVATDQIREIVQHTAGEKRLGLYRMH; this is translated from the exons ATGGCCGCCATCGCATTTCTTCTGATCGCCTGTCTCAGCTCCGCTCATGCTTGGGGCGGGCTGTTCAACCGGTTCAGCTCCGACATGCTAGCGAACCTCGGCTACGGACGGTCACCCTACCGTCATTACCCCTATGGACAG GTTGAGCCTGAAGAGATTTACGCGGAGGCTCTGGAAGGTAATCGTATAGAAGATGCTGAGGACACGCACTGCTACAGCGCTCCTTGCATCACCAACGGGGACTGCTGCCGCGGACTGATGTGTCTGGAGACAG ATGATGGAGGGCGTTGTCTGCCAGCATTCGCTGGTAGGAAGCTCGGCGAGATGTGCAACCGTGAGAACCAATGCGATGCTGGACTGGTCTGCGAAGAAGTTGTCCCAG GCGAGATGCACGTCTGCCGACCGCCGTCAGCCGGACACAAGCAGTACAACGAAGATTGCTCCTCCTCCAGCGAATGTGACATCGCCCGTGGTCTTTGCTGCATCATGCAACGTCGTCACCGCCAGAAGCCTAGGAAG AGCTGTGGTTACTTCAAGGAACCCCTTGTGTGCATTGGACCCGTAGCTACCGACCAGATCCGCGAAATCGTCCAGCATACCGCTGGCGAGAAGAGACTCGGCTTGTACAGAATgcattaa
- the LOC126779040 gene encoding uncharacterized protein LOC126779040 yields MNTPVRYSQIPTVEDSLDMSCDYTEVGNVIPSESQTTHLNNNNVITMDKISELLDQKLNTTLQAHMNNLRLTLREDIKTLVRAEMDAAIQNLKDEFSSTTDFICAEQENLKKEVDIKTKLISSLETENSRLRNDVQKINNRICMLEKSSRNHNVEIQAVPESRNENVMDLFKRLCEIINVPLDPIQIHACRRVAKLNPSSARPRNILVTLSSPYIRDTILSAVHRYNKSHPKETLNSSLIGVTGESRKIYVTEHLSPECKMIHASARKVSKEKQYRYVWVKYGNVYMRKNESSSAILIKNEECLKNLK; encoded by the coding sequence ATGAATACTCCCGTTCGATACAGTCAAATTCCTACGGTTGAAGATTCACTTGATATGTCGTGTGATTATACCGAAGTTGGCAACGTCATACCGAGCGAAAGTCAAACAACACACTTAAACAACAATAACGTAATCACTATGGACAAAATAAGTGAGTTGCTTGATCAAAAATTGAACACCACACTACAAGCACATATGAACAATCTTCGTTTGACACTACGAGAAGATATAAAAACTCTAGTGCGTGCCGAAATGGATGCagcaatacaaaatttaaaagacGAATTCTCTTCAACTACTGATTTCATCTGCGCTGaacaagaaaatttaaaaaaagaagttgacattaaaacaaaacttatttctAGTTTGGAGACTGAGAACTCACGGTTACGTAACGACGTGCAGAAGATCAACAATCGTATATGTATGCTTGAAAAAAGTTCCCGTAACCATAACGTCGAGATACAAGCCGTGCCGGAGTCGCGTAATGAAAACGTCATGGATCTGTTTAAAAGATTATGTGAAATCATTAATGTACCCCTCGATCCCATACAAATTCACGCATGCCGCCGTGTCGCCAAATTAAATCCATCCTCAGCTCGACCGCGTAATATTCTGGTTACCTTAAGCTCTCCTTACATAAGAGACACCATCCTATCAGCTGTACACAGATACAATAAAAGCCATCCAAAAGAAACATTAAACTCGAGCCTTATAGGAGTTACTGGCGAGTCAAGAAAAATCTATGTAACGGAACACCTATCCCCAGAATGTAAAATGATTCACGCCTCCGCACGGAAAGTCTCTAAAGAGAAACAATATAGATATGTCTGGGTCAAGTATGGAAACGTCTATATGCGCAAAAACGAATCGTCGTCTGCCATCCTTATCAAAAACGAAGAAtgcttaaaaaacttaaaataa